The Carassius gibelio isolate Cgi1373 ecotype wild population from Czech Republic chromosome B9, carGib1.2-hapl.c, whole genome shotgun sequence genome includes a region encoding these proteins:
- the cog3 gene encoding conserved oligomeric Golgi complex subunit 3 isoform X2, whose translation MLLSTMASSTEQCLLELTEKDTREKLSHWDQRVDPMAPLTEKQTDSVLELRAAAEVTLLPAELPIEDICSLASRSLRSSFTATLPESTEEVLLHGFQMLELENERIQTAQQFFSWFSKLQVQMDQDEASKYRTTRDALSGCREQCDSILKDVNTALEHLDSLQKQYLFVSTKTGTLHEACEQLLKEQSELVDLAESIQEKLSYFNELENINTKLNSVTLSVNSEGFIPMLSKLDECIEYVSSHPSFKDYPVYLSKFKQCLSRAMLLIKSHTVSTLQNLTAQLTKRDPLGAPNADNAFTLYYVKFRAAAPKVRRLIEQVEQRSNKIPEYQQLLDEIHQCYLEQRELLLSPSINSTFTDLTSHNNKDHCALVRSGCAFMVHVCQDEHQLYNEFFSKPSSKLDELLERLCVSLYDVLRPLIIHVVHLETLSELCGILKNEMLEDHVQNNVVQLGAFDAVVKQMLEDVQERLVYRTHIYIQTDISGYKPAHGDLAYPEKLEMMERIAQSLKEEQMKLSSSSSFSDVQLEESDNQKLISSEARSRSTVSPADLHGMWYPTVKRTLVCLSKLYRCIDRAVFQGLSQEALSACIQSLLKAFDIIQKNKTQLDGQLFLIKHLLILREQIAPFHADFAIKEISLDLKKTRDAAFKIFNPKTVPNFFRLNSHNAILEFLLEGTPEIKEHYIDSKKEVDRHLKSSCEQFIQQQTHMFVGNLEEFLTKVAALKTMAVEGGPTYTLSQQPWAQPAKVNDIVMATYRILKNKLPVTLQSMSLYLANKDTEFILFKPVRNNVQQVFQRLQALLQEEYSGEDLQIIACPSMEQINLLLSVK comes from the exons ATGTTGTTGTCCACGATGGCGTCGTCCACAGAGCAGTGTCTCCTGGAGCTCACTGAAAAGGACACTCGGGAGAAGCTGTCACACTGGGACCAGCGCGTAGATCCGATGGCTCCGTTAACGGAGAAGCAGACGGACTCGGTGCTCGAGCTCCGCGCTGCGGCGGAAGTCACGCTTCTCCCAGCCGAG CTGCCCATCGAGGACATCTGCAGCCTGGCGTCCCGCTCCCTGCGCTCCTCGTTCACAGCGACTCTTCCCGAGTCCACCGAGGAGGTGCTCCTGCACGGCTTTCAGATGCTGGAGCTGGAGAACGAGCGCATCCAGACGGCCCAgcag TTTTTCTCCTGGTTCTCGAAGCTGCAGGTTCAGATGGATCAGGATGAAGCTTCAAagtacag GACGACGCGGGATGCTCTGAGCGGCTGTCGGGAGCAGTGTGACTCCATCCTGAAGGACGTGAACACCGCGCTGGAGCATCTGGACTCTCTGCAGAAGCAGTACCTCTTTGTGTCCACCAAAACAGGAACGCTCCACGAGGCCTGCGAACAACTGCTGAAGGAGCAG TCAGAGCTGGTGGATCTGGCCGAGAGCATCCAAGAGAAACTCTCATATTTCAATGAACTGGAGAACATAAACACG AAACTGAACTCCGTGACGTTGTCGGTGAACAGCGAGGGATTCATCCCGATGCTTTCTAAACTAGACGAATGCATCGAATACGTCTCCTCTCAT ccGAGCTTTAAGGACTACCCGGTCTATCTGAGCAAGTTCAAGCAGTGTCTGTCCCGAGCCATGCTCCTCATCAAGAGCCACACGGTCAGCACGCTGCAGAACCTGACGGCTCAGCTCACTAAGAGG GACCCGCTGGGCGCTCCGAACGCAGACAACGCCTTCACGCTCTACTATGTGAAGTTCAGAGCAGCGGCTCCCAAAGTCCGG AGGCTCATTGAACAAGTTGAGCAGAGGTCCAACAAAATCCCAGA gtatCAGCAGCTGCTGGATGAGATTCATCAGTGTTATCTGGAGCAGCGGGAGCTTCTGCTCAGTCCCAGTATAAACTCCACCTTCACCGATCTCACCAGCCACAACAACAAGGACCACTGCGCTCtg GTGCGCAGCGGCTGTGCGTTTATGGTCCACGTGTGTCAAGACGAACACCAGCTTTACAACGAGTTCTTCTCCAAACCCTCGTCCAAACTGGA TGAGCTTCTGGAGAGACTCTGCGTGTCTCTGTATGACGTCTTGAGGCCTCTGATCATCCACGTGGTTCATCTGGAGACGCTGTCGGAGCTCTGCGGCATCCTGAAGAACGAGATGCTGGAGGACCACGTCCAGAACAACG TGGTGCAGCTGGGAGCGTTCGACGCCGTGGTGAAGCAGATGCTGGAGGACGTTCAGGAGCGTCTGGTCTACAGGACACACATCTACATCCAGACGGACATCAGCGGATACAAGCCTGCGCACGGAGACCTGGCCTACCCCGAGAAACTAGAGATGATGGAG AGAATCGCTCAGAGTCTGAAGGAGGAGCAGATGAAGCTGAGCTCGAGCAGCTCTTTCTCTGACGTGCAGCTGGAGGAGTCTGATAATCAGAAGCTGATcagctctg AGGCGCGCTCACGCAGCACAGTTTCTCCTGCAGATCTTCATGGCATGTGGTATCCCACCGTCAAACGCACGCTCGTGTGTCTCTCCAAACTCTACCGCTGCATCGAC AGGGCGGTGTTTCAGGGTCTGTCACAGGAAGCGCTCTCTGCCTGCATCCAGTCTCTGCTCAAAGCCTTCGACATCATTCAGAAGAACAAG ACTCAGTTAGATGGGCAGCTCTTCCTGATCAAACATCTCCTGATCCTGCGCGAGCAGATCGCCCCGTTCCACGCAGACTTCGCCATCAAAGAGATCTCGCTGGATCTGAAGAAGACCAGAG ACGCTGCTTTCAAAATCTTTAACCCCAAGACTGTGCCCAACTTCTTCCGTCTGAACAGCCATAACGCTATCCTGGAGTTTCTTCTGGAG GGCACGCCGGAGATTAAAGAGCACTACATCGACTCCAAGAAAGAAGTGGACCGGCACCTGAAGTCCAGCTGTGAGCAGTTCATCCAGCAGCAGACGCACATGTTCGTGGGGAACCTGGAGGAGTTCCTCACCAAG GTAGCAGCTTTAAAGACGATGGCTGTTGAAGGAGGACCGACGTACACTCTGTCTCAGCAGCCCTGGGCTCAGCCGG CTAAGGTGAATGACATTGTGATGGCCACCTATCGCATCCTGAAAAACAAGCTGCCCGTCACCTTACAGAGCATGTCTTTATATCTGGCCAACAAAGACACCGAGTTCATCCTGTTCAAGCCCGTCAGG AACAACGTCCAGCAGGTGTTCCAGAGACTGCAAGCGTTACTGCAGGAGGAGTACAGCGGCGAGGACCTGCAGATCATCGCATGTCCCTCCATGGAGCAG ATAAATCTGCTGCTGTCTGTGAAATAG
- the cog3 gene encoding conserved oligomeric Golgi complex subunit 3 isoform X1: MLLSTMASSTEQCLLELTEKDTREKLSHWDQRVDPMAPLTEKQTDSVLELRAAAEVTLLPAELPIEDICSLASRSLRSSFTATLPESTEEVLLHGFQMLELENERIQTAQQFFSWFSKLQVQMDQDEASKYRTTRDALSGCREQCDSILKDVNTALEHLDSLQKQYLFVSTKTGTLHEACEQLLKEQSELVDLAESIQEKLSYFNELENINTKLNSVTLSVNSEGFIPMLSKLDECIEYVSSHPSFKDYPVYLSKFKQCLSRAMLLIKSHTVSTLQNLTAQLTKRQDPLGAPNADNAFTLYYVKFRAAAPKVRRLIEQVEQRSNKIPEYQQLLDEIHQCYLEQRELLLSPSINSTFTDLTSHNNKDHCALVRSGCAFMVHVCQDEHQLYNEFFSKPSSKLDELLERLCVSLYDVLRPLIIHVVHLETLSELCGILKNEMLEDHVQNNVVQLGAFDAVVKQMLEDVQERLVYRTHIYIQTDISGYKPAHGDLAYPEKLEMMERIAQSLKEEQMKLSSSSSFSDVQLEESDNQKLISSEARSRSTVSPADLHGMWYPTVKRTLVCLSKLYRCIDRAVFQGLSQEALSACIQSLLKAFDIIQKNKTQLDGQLFLIKHLLILREQIAPFHADFAIKEISLDLKKTRDAAFKIFNPKTVPNFFRLNSHNAILEFLLEGTPEIKEHYIDSKKEVDRHLKSSCEQFIQQQTHMFVGNLEEFLTKVAALKTMAVEGGPTYTLSQQPWAQPAKVNDIVMATYRILKNKLPVTLQSMSLYLANKDTEFILFKPVRNNVQQVFQRLQALLQEEYSGEDLQIIACPSMEQINLLLSVK, translated from the exons ATGTTGTTGTCCACGATGGCGTCGTCCACAGAGCAGTGTCTCCTGGAGCTCACTGAAAAGGACACTCGGGAGAAGCTGTCACACTGGGACCAGCGCGTAGATCCGATGGCTCCGTTAACGGAGAAGCAGACGGACTCGGTGCTCGAGCTCCGCGCTGCGGCGGAAGTCACGCTTCTCCCAGCCGAG CTGCCCATCGAGGACATCTGCAGCCTGGCGTCCCGCTCCCTGCGCTCCTCGTTCACAGCGACTCTTCCCGAGTCCACCGAGGAGGTGCTCCTGCACGGCTTTCAGATGCTGGAGCTGGAGAACGAGCGCATCCAGACGGCCCAgcag TTTTTCTCCTGGTTCTCGAAGCTGCAGGTTCAGATGGATCAGGATGAAGCTTCAAagtacag GACGACGCGGGATGCTCTGAGCGGCTGTCGGGAGCAGTGTGACTCCATCCTGAAGGACGTGAACACCGCGCTGGAGCATCTGGACTCTCTGCAGAAGCAGTACCTCTTTGTGTCCACCAAAACAGGAACGCTCCACGAGGCCTGCGAACAACTGCTGAAGGAGCAG TCAGAGCTGGTGGATCTGGCCGAGAGCATCCAAGAGAAACTCTCATATTTCAATGAACTGGAGAACATAAACACG AAACTGAACTCCGTGACGTTGTCGGTGAACAGCGAGGGATTCATCCCGATGCTTTCTAAACTAGACGAATGCATCGAATACGTCTCCTCTCAT ccGAGCTTTAAGGACTACCCGGTCTATCTGAGCAAGTTCAAGCAGTGTCTGTCCCGAGCCATGCTCCTCATCAAGAGCCACACGGTCAGCACGCTGCAGAACCTGACGGCTCAGCTCACTAAGAGG CAGGACCCGCTGGGCGCTCCGAACGCAGACAACGCCTTCACGCTCTACTATGTGAAGTTCAGAGCAGCGGCTCCCAAAGTCCGG AGGCTCATTGAACAAGTTGAGCAGAGGTCCAACAAAATCCCAGA gtatCAGCAGCTGCTGGATGAGATTCATCAGTGTTATCTGGAGCAGCGGGAGCTTCTGCTCAGTCCCAGTATAAACTCCACCTTCACCGATCTCACCAGCCACAACAACAAGGACCACTGCGCTCtg GTGCGCAGCGGCTGTGCGTTTATGGTCCACGTGTGTCAAGACGAACACCAGCTTTACAACGAGTTCTTCTCCAAACCCTCGTCCAAACTGGA TGAGCTTCTGGAGAGACTCTGCGTGTCTCTGTATGACGTCTTGAGGCCTCTGATCATCCACGTGGTTCATCTGGAGACGCTGTCGGAGCTCTGCGGCATCCTGAAGAACGAGATGCTGGAGGACCACGTCCAGAACAACG TGGTGCAGCTGGGAGCGTTCGACGCCGTGGTGAAGCAGATGCTGGAGGACGTTCAGGAGCGTCTGGTCTACAGGACACACATCTACATCCAGACGGACATCAGCGGATACAAGCCTGCGCACGGAGACCTGGCCTACCCCGAGAAACTAGAGATGATGGAG AGAATCGCTCAGAGTCTGAAGGAGGAGCAGATGAAGCTGAGCTCGAGCAGCTCTTTCTCTGACGTGCAGCTGGAGGAGTCTGATAATCAGAAGCTGATcagctctg AGGCGCGCTCACGCAGCACAGTTTCTCCTGCAGATCTTCATGGCATGTGGTATCCCACCGTCAAACGCACGCTCGTGTGTCTCTCCAAACTCTACCGCTGCATCGAC AGGGCGGTGTTTCAGGGTCTGTCACAGGAAGCGCTCTCTGCCTGCATCCAGTCTCTGCTCAAAGCCTTCGACATCATTCAGAAGAACAAG ACTCAGTTAGATGGGCAGCTCTTCCTGATCAAACATCTCCTGATCCTGCGCGAGCAGATCGCCCCGTTCCACGCAGACTTCGCCATCAAAGAGATCTCGCTGGATCTGAAGAAGACCAGAG ACGCTGCTTTCAAAATCTTTAACCCCAAGACTGTGCCCAACTTCTTCCGTCTGAACAGCCATAACGCTATCCTGGAGTTTCTTCTGGAG GGCACGCCGGAGATTAAAGAGCACTACATCGACTCCAAGAAAGAAGTGGACCGGCACCTGAAGTCCAGCTGTGAGCAGTTCATCCAGCAGCAGACGCACATGTTCGTGGGGAACCTGGAGGAGTTCCTCACCAAG GTAGCAGCTTTAAAGACGATGGCTGTTGAAGGAGGACCGACGTACACTCTGTCTCAGCAGCCCTGGGCTCAGCCGG CTAAGGTGAATGACATTGTGATGGCCACCTATCGCATCCTGAAAAACAAGCTGCCCGTCACCTTACAGAGCATGTCTTTATATCTGGCCAACAAAGACACCGAGTTCATCCTGTTCAAGCCCGTCAGG AACAACGTCCAGCAGGTGTTCCAGAGACTGCAAGCGTTACTGCAGGAGGAGTACAGCGGCGAGGACCTGCAGATCATCGCATGTCCCTCCATGGAGCAG ATAAATCTGCTGCTGTCTGTGAAATAG